The DNA sequence AAAAGCACAGAACAGCAATAGCCACCAGGAACTGGGGGAAGCACAGAACAGCAATAGCCAACAAGGacaggggaaggggaggagaaggAAAGATTCCCAAGGTTGATAGTACAACTTCCTGCTTCAACTGTTCCTTTCCCTAATTCACAAGAATGCGACCTCAAAGCTTTAAACCAATTACAAGGAGCTGAGAAACTTCGCCAGTTTCTCCGAAAGAGATAGGTGGGTTTCATCCAATGATTCTTCATCACCATCGTAGTTGTCATCATCTTCAAAAACCAGATGGATCCCATACTTCTTCAGTTCAAGTCCTGTAAAAATCGGTGGATTGCGCAGTGTCACTTGCATTTTATAGCCATCATGGAAGTGAGTAACTAGTCGATGCCATTCTGGATACCGACAGAAATAAAATTGATCTTCGTTGGTCTTTGGAACTCCAAGCAAGTAAAATATGGAACTGTACTTTTGCCCGAGTCTGTTATCAAGGATTTCTACTCCAATGTCCACTATTCCAGGGTATTCCGGTCTCTGTATCTGTTGGTCAAGAGATATAACAACACATATAACAACACCCTTAAGCCTGCGGTTCTTGAGGCTTGAAAAGCTCGGCAGTTCTGGAACAAACCAGTTTGGAATTTCACTTCCTGGAGCACTCAAGTAGTGAATTTGCTTCAGAGTGACCTGCAATTTGACACTCTCATTAGAAGCACAACCATTTTGCCCATGTATAATTGTGTACAAGCATTTGAGACCCACAAACATACACAAGATTCCCAACTCTTTTGCAAGTTGTAGAACAAGAAAGGACTCTGCCAGAAATACATAATTTGGAGATGCTAGCCATGAGAAAGAATACCTTGGAGAGTCTTCTCTTTACGACTGTATGACATGTGGTGCAACCACTCATGTAGAACCTTATTAAGGACTTCAAACATTCAACACCTGGAATATCCACTAATTTCTGGCAATTTGCAAGGCACAACTCTTCTAACTTCTCCAAGTTTGACAGATCAGATATAGTTTCCAGTGCAATGCAATCTGTAACATCCACACTAACCAAACTAGAGGGAAGCGGAGGAAGAGACTTGAGCTCTGCACAATACGGTAAAGAAAGTTTTGTGAGAACAGAAAGCCCCCTCAGGCTAGATGGAAGGCTGCAGATATTGTTGTGGCCTAGTTTCAGAGTCTGTAATGATGACAGTTTGTCAAAGCCATTAGGAATTGCCCCGGATATATTGCAGTAACGAGCATCAAGCTCATATAGTAAAGAgagatttgaaaaagaaattggAAGAACCATGGACTTCTGGGGGCATTTTAGTGCTGAACATTCTTCAACATTTCGGGGCTCTTCAGATTGTGGCCTTTTTGCCATTTTCAACATCCTTAAGTTTGAAAGCTTTCCAAAATCTTCAGGGAGTACTGCTACAGCAGTTTCCTCTAATTGGAGCTGGCATAAATTGCTTAGTTTTCCAATTGACTCTGGAATTCGCCTGAGTTGTTTACATTTGTTGACTTTCAAAACCTCGAGCTTCTCCAATAAACATATGGACTCTGGCAATTCTGTTAAGATGCAATTTTGTAGGATCAAAGTGGTTAGATTAAACATCTTTCCAATTGAATTTGGTAAAAAGGTAAGCAATTTACAATCAATCATCACAATCTTCTCAAGGATGTTCAAGTCTCCAATCTGATCTGGCAGTTCTGTGATTGGTGTCCTATTTAGATGAAGTTCAACCAAAGATGCTAATAATCCAATGGAAGCAGGCAATTTGCTAAGGGACCTGCAATAAGTCAATGACAAGTGCTCCAAATGGGAAAGACAGCCAATGGAATTTGGCAGTTCTTCGATTGAACTATGATCAAGAAAAAGTCCCAATAATGACGTCAGATTGTGGAAGGAATCAGGAATTGCAGTGATTGATTTGCACCCCACCAAACTTAGTCTTTCGAGATTTTTCAATGATCCTATGGATTCAGGAATTTCTTCCACAGCAGAACCACTGAGAGTAAGCTCTCTTAGAGAGAGTAATTTTCCAACGGAGATGGGTAGTTTCTTCAGTGACAAACAATTTTTGAGATCAAGCCTCTCAAGTTTCTCAAGATGGAATATAGAATCAGGTAGTTTCACTATAGCAGTGTCatcaagcagaagctctgttAAAGACTTCATGGGTCTCATATCGTTGGGTAATTTTGTCAACTTGCTGCAACTAGAGAGTATAAGGGTTTCCAGTTTTCTCAACCCGGTAATTTCACCTGGAAACTCCTCCAGATTCTCACATCTCCTAAGGTTAAAGTGACGTAACTTGCTAAGATCACCAATCGATTTATGGATCTGTCTCAGTTCAATACAACCTTCAAGAATCAGTTTTACCAATTTTGGGTGCTCAGAGAAATCAGGTGTAGCAGTTAGGCTATGGCAACCATAGAGATTCAAAACCTGCAGATCCTCAGTCATCTGTTCAAGAACAAAATCTTATACTgttaagagaagaaataaaaagctTGACGCAAGACAGATAAGTATAGTAGGTAGAATTGACAAAGGAAACCAAGAAAACCAGGAAAACAGTGTAACCGGATCAACATAAATAGAACCCAGCTTTTTAAAACCCAAGTCACAAGGCATTGGTggggaaaaataagaaagagagaatatctCTGCAACGGAATCCTGGTGTACACCAAGTTGTCACCAGGGAAAAGACAAAAATCATTATGACCTGACACCAGTTGATGTCAATCTAATAATTTAGaataccaaaaataccccttaTTGTAAGGTAAGGAACTAAGGATACGCAAAAcccagcaaaagaaaaaaaaggtgaattactattattttttcaaatgtcaCAAGGCATCTATTGATAGATGATATGTCCATTCTGAGCATCCGACAATAGAGAGGACATGGTCTAAATTAGCCAcctgtcaaatttcaaagtctaaCTCAATCAAATACCCCCTTTTGTATTTACACACATCCCGTGTATGTCCATCATGCATGTGTACTGGTACCATAGACATTGTCATGCACTTTTCCAACTCTAAGTGGAAGTAAacattttagattaaaaaaacatgaaaatggaTGGCTCAAATTAATCTTGTGATTTTCAGAAACATCACCTTCCCTTAAAAATAACAATTACAATCCAGGATTCTGGAAAATCCCAACTAATAGCCCCTAATCTAAAGTAATCTAATGGCTGAGTTTAATCCCAACGGTAAATAAATTAAAGGTTAAAATAACCTTTGCTAAAACTCTCTATatagaatagaaaaataaaaaacctatttCATAGAGGAACACCCTTTCAGTAAATCAGTCATGAGTACAAAGTTACAATGGATAATAACTATTCAAACATCACCAAAACCATGCAAAAGGGACACGCTTTGACCACCCAAGATAAActggaaagagaagacacagaCTGCCCTGTGCCATCAATGTCACTGAATCCTTTGTTGATTTTCTCCCTATTGATTAGACCCATAGGTCTCCACAAATTTTCTAATCTGTGCTCCACATTGGATTGCAATTGATTTCTCTTCCTTTACT is a window from the Macadamia integrifolia cultivar HAES 741 chromosome 5, SCU_Mint_v3, whole genome shotgun sequence genome containing:
- the LOC122079234 gene encoding disease resistance protein RPV1-like isoform X1, translated to MMEESQEEFFLWDVFLSFRRADTRHNFTDTLYKELVRNNIRTFLGDECLEGGDDDLAPCLSAAIKESASYIAVISENYASSRWRLEELAQILDCKRRLLPVFYKVDPSDVRRQKGPFEDDFLCHERRYGEENVQRWRRAMKVAGDKKGWDSNTWTDDLQLIRDVVKTILPKVNNSPLGVAKHPVGINLRVAELVELLDMRSNDVRVVGFHGMGGVGKTTLAKAVYNRLAAHFNYRCFIPNIRDASKKHNGLVSLKEKLDHEFNKVHCGDEVVRGVIDISEKRVLIVLDDVDEAEQLHALVGNSGWLYKGNMIIITTRNKEVLREDFVNLVYEVKELSSSESLQLFSYHAFGRGKPAENFLHLSEKIVSLTGGLPLALEVFGASMFNKKKEKEWEAAVEKLRNIQPAHLEEVLKISYDGLDEEERCIFLDIACFFVSKGMEIESAIDIFKGCGFNAEETIKVLTGKSLIKILDDNTLWMHDQLRAMGQAIVRQEDLTNPGKRSRLWDRDDVMAVLDSDKGTGVIQGIILDFGDNSESKEIAKISNPTHSIITCLKEILEKILDFKQQKDKEAKLCTGPFQPMVNLRLLQINHVKLKGAFNHFPPDLKWLQWKGCPLEVLPSDFCPPKLAVLDLSRSKIKQVWSQRPWWGRYKMTEDLQVLNLYGCHSLTATPDFSEHPKLVKLILEGCIELRQIHKSIGDLSKLRHFNLRRCENLEEFPGEITGLRKLETLILSSCSKLTKLPNDMRPMKSLTELLLDDTAIVKLPDSIFHLEKLERLDLKNCLSLKKLPISVGKLLSLRELTLSGSAVEEIPESIGSLKNLERLSLVGCKSITAIPDSFHNLTSLLGLFLDHSSIEELPNSIGCLSHLEHLSLTYCRSLSKLPASIGLLASLVELHLNRTPITELPDQIGDLNILEKIVMIDCKLLTFLPNSIGKMFNLTTLILQNCILTELPESICLLEKLEVLKVNKCKQLRRIPESIGKLSNLCQLQLEETAVAVLPEDFGKLSNLRMLKMAKRPQSEEPRNVEECSALKCPQKSMVLPISFSNLSLLYELDARYCNISGAIPNGFDKLSSLQTLKLGHNNICSLPSSLRGLSVLTKLSLPYCAELKSLPPLPSSLVSVDVTDCIALETISDLSNLEKLEELCLANCQKLVDIPGVECLKSLIRFYMSGCTTCHTVVKRRLSKVTLKQIHYLSAPGSEIPNWFVPELPSFSSLKNRRLKGVVICVVISLDQQIQRPEYPGIVDIGVEILDNRLGQKYSSIFYLLGVPKTNEDQFYFCRYPEWHRLVTHFHDGYKMQVTLRNPPIFTGLELKKYGIHLVFEDDDNYDGDEESLDETHLSLSEKLAKFLSSL
- the LOC122079234 gene encoding disease resistance protein RPV1-like isoform X2 produces the protein MRSNDVRVVGFHGMGGVGKTTLAKAVYNRLAAHFNYRCFIPNIRDASKKHNGLVSLKEKLDHEFNKVHCGDEVVRGVIDISEKRVLIVLDDVDEAEQLHALVGNSGWLYKGNMIIITTRNKEVLREDFVNLVYEVKELSSSESLQLFSYHAFGRGKPAENFLHLSEKIVSLTGGLPLALEVFGASMFNKKKEKEWEAAVEKLRNIQPAHLEEVLKISYDGLDEEERCIFLDIACFFVSKGMEIESAIDIFKGCGFNAEETIKVLTGKSLIKILDDNTLWMHDQLRAMGQAIVRQEDLTNPGKRSRLWDRDDVMAVLDSDKGTGVIQGIILDFGDNSESKEIAKISNPTHSIITCLKEILEKILDFKQQKDKEAKLCTGPFQPMVNLRLLQINHVKLKGAFNHFPPDLKWLQWKGCPLEVLPSDFCPPKLAVLDLSRSKIKQVWSQRPWWGRYKMTEDLQVLNLYGCHSLTATPDFSEHPKLVKLILEGCIELRQIHKSIGDLSKLRHFNLRRCENLEEFPGEITGLRKLETLILSSCSKLTKLPNDMRPMKSLTELLLDDTAIVKLPDSIFHLEKLERLDLKNCLSLKKLPISVGKLLSLRELTLSGSAVEEIPESIGSLKNLERLSLVGCKSITAIPDSFHNLTSLLGLFLDHSSIEELPNSIGCLSHLEHLSLTYCRSLSKLPASIGLLASLVELHLNRTPITELPDQIGDLNILEKIVMIDCKLLTFLPNSIGKMFNLTTLILQNCILTELPESICLLEKLEVLKVNKCKQLRRIPESIGKLSNLCQLQLEETAVAVLPEDFGKLSNLRMLKMAKRPQSEEPRNVEECSALKCPQKSMVLPISFSNLSLLYELDARYCNISGAIPNGFDKLSSLQTLKLGHNNICSLPSSLRGLSVLTKLSLPYCAELKSLPPLPSSLVSVDVTDCIALETISDLSNLEKLEELCLANCQKLVDIPGVECLKSLIRFYMSGCTTCHTVVKRRLSKVTLKQIHYLSAPGSEIPNWFVPELPSFSSLKNRRLKGVVICVVISLDQQIQRPEYPGIVDIGVEILDNRLGQKYSSIFYLLGVPKTNEDQFYFCRYPEWHRLVTHFHDGYKMQVTLRNPPIFTGLELKKYGIHLVFEDDDNYDGDEESLDETHLSLSEKLAKFLSSL